Part of the Nitrospira sp. genome is shown below.
TGATCAATGCCTGCCCCAACAGGCTGGCCGAAGCCCCGAAGGCTACAAACACAGCCGAAAACCCCGCGATGAAGAGCAGAGAATTGAGGACGATGGCCTTGCGAAATCGGCTTCGTTCCGACACGTCAGTCAACTGCTCAATGGACAACCCGGTAATGTAGGAAATGTACGATGGCACGAGAGGCAACACGCAGGGGGACACGAACGACAACAAGCCTGCAGAAAATGCAGCCACGAGTGAGATCGACTGCACCGAGTCACTCATGCGAAGGCTCCTGCAACAGGGCTTCGACCAACCGCTTTCCTGCCGGCGCGCTCCAGTCTCGGGCACCGGGTATCCGGTTGCGGATGATACCTTTGCGATCAATGAGAAACGTCATGGGCAACTGGCGCGCACCATACTGCAGGCCGATCCTGAAATCGGCATCGTGCAACACAGGAAAGGTAAACCCAACCTCTTGCTGAAACGGACGAGTGACCACCGTCCCCTGGGCATCGGTTGACACGGCCAGGATCTCGAATTCCTTGCGGCTGAACGATCGATACAATCGCTCCATCGCCGGCATCTCAATTTTACAAGGGCCGCACCAGGTCGCCCAAAAGTTCAGGAGGACGACTTTGCCGCGAAACTGATCGAGGGTGACATTAAATCCCTGGGAATCCTTGAGCAGAAAATTCGGCGCCTCCTCATCAACCTGAGGAGCACGGTTGGCCACCGGAATGGGAGACAAGCTTGCAGGAGCCGACGCGTCACGAGCATCGGCAAGGATGGCTCCGCCGATCACTAACCCCACACCGATCATGGAGAATACAGACCAGCGATGTATCATCACACTTACGACGCCGGTGCCAGCTGAGGAGCAGCAGGCACGGCTGCCGCCTTTTCGGCAGGCTTTAACAGTTGCGTGAGCACCTTGAGATTATCCAGACGCGTCCAATCCCGAGGCCCGATCACTTTTTCACGCAACACACCTTGCTGATCGATAATGTACGTCTCGGGAACGCCCATTAACTTGTAGCGTTTGTCCGTCTGCCCCCAAGAATCGACCAGCACGGGGAACGTGAGATTCAGACCTTTGACAAAGGGCGGGATCTCCTTCTTCGTCGTCACTCGATCGATGCTGACGGCAAGGATCACCAATCCGTCTTTTTCAAAGTTCTTGTACAGCACTTCCATGGAGGGCATTTCTTCGCGACAGGGCTTGCACCAGGTCGCCCAGAAATTCAAGAAGACCACCTTGCCCCGGTAGTCGGACAGCCGCAACTGCTTCTCGTTCAAGTCGG
Proteins encoded:
- a CDS encoding TlpA family protein disulfide reductase, producing the protein MIGVGLVIGGAILADARDASAPASLSPIPVANRAPQVDEEAPNFLLKDSQGFNVTLDQFRGKVVLLNFWATWCGPCKIEMPAMERLYRSFSRKEFEILAVSTDAQGTVVTRPFQQEVGFTFPVLHDADFRIGLQYGARQLPMTFLIDRKGIIRNRIPGARDWSAPAGKRLVEALLQEPSHE
- a CDS encoding TlpA family protein disulfide reductase, whose translation is MTDQANQTSAGTVGRSGPGRMLVVLVAATILGVMFLVVWLQSSKYEPLVVGKQAPDFQLPDLNEKQLRLSDYRGKVVFLNFWATWCKPCREEMPSMEVLYKNFEKDGLVILAVSIDRVTTKKEIPPFVKGLNLTFPVLVDSWGQTDKRYKLMGVPETYIIDQQGVLREKVIGPRDWTRLDNLKVLTQLLKPAEKAAAVPAAPQLAPAS